The Bos taurus isolate L1 Dominette 01449 registration number 42190680 breed Hereford unplaced genomic scaffold, ARS-UCD2.0 ScbfJmS_892_Leftover_ScbfJmS_927, whole genome shotgun sequence genome has a window encoding:
- the LOC781489 gene encoding LOW QUALITY PROTEIN: melanoma-associated antigen B5 (The sequence of the model RefSeq protein was modified relative to this genomic sequence to represent the inferred CDS: substituted 1 base at 1 genomic stop codon): protein MPQSKKSKAHGGDKCPQAQGKTQSCGGAQAIATAEEESTTSSLQCEDITQSLPGAESCSTSRERQRVPTIATTALFSYTRSCEAFDGQXKYTALAYEVPPFTETPGTDCLTRKPSLLEQFLLYKYKMKQLMVKEDILKIIHQSHHDRFAEILKRASECTELVFAVDLKEVDSVVPCYNLVSKLKLPNNGRVRGRRGLPKTGVLMNLLGMIFLKGNCAPEEDIWKYLGTMRVYAGRKHIIYGEPRKLITKDLVRLKYLEYHQVANSDPPPYEFLWGPKAHLETREMKVLEFLAKVNDAVPSDFPAYYEEALRDEEEKAQGMHAARPDTTVKVSIPPRDMLNIIIPPIRKYVKFLPRARKI, encoded by the coding sequence ATGCCTCAAAGTAAGAAGAGTAAGGCCCATGGTGGTGATAAATGTCCCCAAGCCCAAGGCAAGACCCAGAGTTGTGGTGGTGCTCAGGCCATAGCAACAGCAGAAGAGGAGTCCACTACCTCCTCTCTTCAGTGTGAAGATATTACCCAGAGTCTGCCTGGTGCTGAGTCATGTAGCACTTCCCGGGAGCGTCAAAGAGTACCGACCATTGCCACTACTGCTCTCTTTTCTTACACTAGATCTTGTGAAGCATTTGATGGCCAATAAAAGTATACAGCACTTGCCTATGAGGTCCCACCCTTCACTGAGACCCCAGGAACTGACTGTTTAACCAGGAAACCTAGCTTGTTGGAGCAGTTCCTTCTGTacaagtataaaatgaagcagctCATGGTGAAGGAAGACATCCTGAAGATTATCCACCAAAGCCACCATGACCGATTTGCTGAGATTCTCAAGAGAGCCTCTGAATGCACTGAGCTAGTCTTTGCAGTAGATCTGAAGGAAGTCGACTCAGTTGTTCCCTGCTATAATCTGGTCAGCAAATTGAAACTCCCCAACAATGGGAGGGTGCGTGGCAGAAGGGGTTTACCCAAGACTGGTGTCCTGATGAATCTCCTGGGTATGATCTTCCTGAAGGGCAACTGTGCCCCTGAGGAAGACATCTGGAAATACCTGGGTACGATGCGAGTATATGCTGGAAGAAAGCACATTATCTATGGAGAGCCCAGAAAGCTCATCACCAAAGATTTAGTGAGGCTGAAGTACCTGGAATACCACCAGGTTGCCAACAGTGATCCTCCACCTTATGAGTTTCTCTGGGGCCCCAAAGCACATCTTGAAACCAGAGAGATGAAAGTCCTGGAATTTTTGGCAAAGGTCAATGATGCTGTTCCCAGTGACTTCCCTGCTTATTATGAAGAAGCTTTGCGAGATGAAGAAGAGAAAGCCCAAGGCATGCATGCAGCCAGGCCTGACACTACTGTCAAAGTCAGTATACCTCCCAGGGACATGCTCAATATTATCATCCCACCCATAAGGAAGTATGTGAAGTTTTTACCCCGAGCCAGGAAAATATAA